A genome region from Vibrio tapetis subsp. tapetis includes the following:
- a CDS encoding iron-containing alcohol dehydrogenase, which produces MFQFMTSAKIIFGEGALQSSLSVINQYGYNVLLVTGKDTDRSQVIVDYLQAQALRYQQVSVSGEPFIAMIEEIALQGRKFKPDVVVAFGGGSVIDTGKALAAVIPNQGSLYDYVEVVGRDVPLKSKPLPFIAIPTTASTGAEVTRNAVLKSGQDQVKVSLRSPEMLADVAIVDPTLSYGTDLYTSGRGAMDAFTHLMEAYVCGDPNPITDMICEEGLRRLSSSIVPACLYDDHEARADLSFAAMLGGMAITNAKLGAAHGLASALGGKIKAPHSVITARLAPHVMRENISAARLSKRTDILQRYQMLSQIVTENSKASVEAGIDWVATMLDTLELPILSDFGVCQTAFDVVAQDAMRSVAIKGNPIPLTQERLAFILSQVCSCDGGECSGSHLEGQSSSATVLHSDKPLSEVLLPSKQQEQGSK; this is translated from the coding sequence ATGTTTCAGTTCATGACATCGGCCAAAATCATTTTTGGTGAAGGCGCATTACAATCGTCACTTTCAGTTATTAATCAATATGGTTATAACGTTCTCTTAGTCACAGGGAAAGACACGGATCGTTCTCAAGTCATTGTCGACTACCTTCAAGCTCAAGCATTACGTTATCAACAAGTGTCGGTTTCAGGCGAGCCTTTTATCGCAATGATTGAAGAGATCGCGCTGCAAGGGCGTAAGTTTAAACCTGACGTCGTTGTTGCCTTTGGCGGCGGCAGTGTTATTGATACCGGTAAAGCCTTGGCTGCGGTTATTCCTAATCAAGGCAGCTTATACGATTATGTTGAAGTGGTAGGCCGAGATGTACCACTTAAGTCAAAGCCGCTGCCTTTTATTGCTATCCCCACTACGGCAAGTACCGGTGCTGAAGTCACACGGAATGCTGTTCTCAAATCGGGTCAGGATCAGGTTAAAGTGAGTTTGAGAAGCCCTGAAATGTTGGCGGATGTGGCCATTGTAGATCCCACGCTTTCATATGGAACCGATTTATATACCTCTGGGCGAGGCGCAATGGATGCATTCACGCATCTCATGGAAGCGTACGTTTGCGGAGACCCAAACCCAATCACGGATATGATTTGTGAAGAGGGGTTAAGAAGGCTCAGTAGTTCGATTGTACCCGCTTGCTTATATGATGATCATGAGGCAAGAGCCGATTTGTCATTTGCGGCCATGTTGGGTGGTATGGCGATAACAAACGCTAAGTTGGGCGCGGCACATGGGTTAGCTTCCGCATTGGGAGGAAAGATAAAGGCCCCTCACAGTGTCATTACCGCCCGTCTAGCACCTCATGTGATGAGAGAGAATATTTCTGCCGCAAGGTTGAGTAAGCGCACTGATATTTTACAGCGCTATCAAATGTTATCGCAGATCGTGACGGAAAACAGCAAAGCATCAGTTGAAGCAGGCATCGATTGGGTGGCTACAATGTTAGACACATTAGAGCTTCCTATTTTGAGTGATTTTGGAGTCTGTCAGACGGCATTTGATGTCGTCGCTCAAGATGCGATGCGTTCGGTGGCGATCAAAGGGAATCCAATTCCACTGACTCAGGAGCGCTTAGCGTTTATTTTGAGCCAAGTATGTTCATGTGATGGAGGCGAATGCAGCGGATCTCACCTAGAAGGTCAATCTTCATCTGCTACTGTGCTGCATTCAGACAAACCTTTGTCGGAAGTCTTATTGCCAAGTAAGCAGCAAGAGCAGGGGAGCAAGTAA
- the panP gene encoding pyridoxal-dependent aspartate 1-decarboxylase PanP — protein MVDNKTADVSFESLLKIFTVPEAPDSTLGHIEQELSQNLNQFLREHIVAEEKPLWEIEKNFSNPYIPEQPEFVSEHTQHLLDNLVSHSVHTSSPSFIGHMTSALPYFLMPLSKIMIALNQNLVKIETSKAFTPLERQVLGMLHGLIYHNNADFYNQWMHSANHSLGAFCSGGTIANITALWVARNNALKAQGEFQGVEQEGLFKAMKHYGYDGLAILVSERGHYSLKKSADVLGLGRDSLVAVKTNPDNRICPAALQDKITELKSQNILPFAIVGVAGTTETGNIDPLEEMARIAKAEGCHFHVDAAWGGATLMSNNHRHLLAGIEQADSVTIDAHKQLYIPMGAGMVLFKNPDALSAIEHHAEYILRKGSKDLGSHTLEGSRSGMAMLVYASMHIISRPGYELLIDQSIEKASFFADLISQQADFELISEPELCLLTYRYLPPVVKQALTSANSSQKAQLNELLNKLTMQIQKQQRETGKSFVSRTRLTPEQWDERATVVFRVVLANPLTTKDILRSVLVEQRDIASRQSALLDQINQLSQTIINP, from the coding sequence ATGGTAGATAATAAAACTGCTGATGTAAGCTTCGAAAGTCTCCTTAAGATTTTCACTGTTCCAGAAGCTCCTGACTCAACGCTGGGTCACATCGAACAAGAACTCTCACAAAACCTCAACCAATTTCTTCGCGAACATATCGTCGCCGAGGAAAAGCCGCTGTGGGAAATAGAAAAGAACTTTTCTAACCCTTACATTCCCGAGCAGCCTGAGTTTGTGTCTGAGCACACCCAACACTTACTTGATAACCTTGTCTCACACTCGGTTCATACTTCTTCGCCCAGCTTTATTGGTCACATGACGTCAGCATTGCCTTACTTTTTGATGCCGCTGTCTAAGATCATGATTGCGCTCAATCAGAACTTGGTAAAAATTGAAACATCGAAAGCATTCACGCCGTTAGAACGCCAAGTTCTCGGTATGCTTCATGGGCTCATTTATCATAATAATGCCGATTTTTACAACCAATGGATGCACAGTGCTAACCATTCACTTGGCGCATTTTGTTCTGGTGGCACTATTGCTAACATCACTGCACTTTGGGTGGCACGCAATAATGCACTTAAAGCTCAGGGAGAGTTTCAAGGCGTAGAGCAAGAAGGCCTCTTTAAAGCCATGAAGCATTATGGCTACGATGGTCTAGCCATTCTCGTTTCCGAACGCGGACACTACTCTTTGAAAAAATCCGCCGACGTGCTTGGCTTAGGCCGCGATAGCTTAGTGGCGGTTAAAACGAACCCCGACAACCGCATCTGCCCGGCGGCATTACAAGATAAAATCACTGAGTTAAAGTCTCAAAATATCTTACCGTTCGCTATTGTTGGTGTTGCTGGCACAACAGAAACAGGCAACATCGATCCATTAGAAGAAATGGCTCGTATTGCAAAAGCTGAAGGTTGTCATTTCCATGTGGATGCCGCATGGGGTGGCGCAACGCTGATGTCCAATAATCACCGCCATCTACTTGCAGGAATTGAACAAGCAGACTCTGTCACCATTGATGCCCATAAACAGCTCTATATTCCTATGGGTGCTGGTATGGTGTTGTTTAAAAACCCAGACGCATTATCAGCCATTGAACATCATGCAGAGTATATTCTTCGTAAAGGTTCGAAAGATCTTGGTAGTCACACGCTAGAAGGCAGCCGCTCTGGTATGGCGATGCTTGTTTACGCTTCTATGCATATTATCAGTCGACCGGGCTATGAGCTTTTGATTGATCAGAGCATAGAAAAAGCGAGCTTCTTTGCTGACCTAATTTCTCAACAAGCCGACTTCGAGCTTATTTCCGAACCCGAGCTATGTTTGCTTACGTATCGCTATTTACCGCCTGTCGTTAAACAAGCCCTTACGTCTGCAAATTCAAGTCAGAAAGCACAGCTGAATGAATTGCTCAATAAACTCACAATGCAAATTCAAAAGCAGCAACGTGAAACCGGGAAATCGTTTGTGTCTCGTACTCGATTAACGCCTGAGCAATGGGACGAACGTGCCACAGTGGTATTTCGAGTTGTACTAGCAAACCCGCTCACAACCAAAGATATCCTAAGATCCGTTTTGGTTGAACAACGTGACATCGCTTCTCGACAATCCGCATTGCTCGACCAAATCAACCAATTAAGCCAAACCATCATTAATCCGTAA
- a CDS encoding MurR/RpiR family transcriptional regulator: MNTLEKIQKNLENFSKSERKVAEVIMASPQTAIHSSIATLAKMADVSEPTVNRFCRRLDTKGFPDFKLHLAQSLANGTPYVNRNVEEDDSPDAYTHKIFESTMACLDVAKNSIDSMQVNRAVDLLTQAKRISFFGLGASSAVARDAQNKFIRFNIPITCFEDIVMQRMSCINCTDNDVVVLISHTGRTKSQVEVANLARENGATVIAITAKDSPLDRASSLSITLDVPEDTDVYMPMASRVVQMTVIDVLATGFTLRRGSGFRNNLKRVKEALKDSRYDKLQQF, translated from the coding sequence ATGAATACATTAGAAAAAATACAGAAAAACCTGGAAAACTTTAGCAAGTCGGAACGAAAAGTAGCCGAAGTGATCATGGCCTCTCCCCAGACGGCTATTCACTCTAGTATTGCTACTCTCGCCAAGATGGCTGACGTGAGTGAGCCAACCGTAAACCGCTTCTGTCGAAGACTGGATACGAAAGGCTTTCCTGATTTTAAACTGCACTTAGCACAAAGCTTGGCAAATGGAACGCCTTACGTTAACCGTAACGTCGAGGAAGACGACAGCCCTGACGCTTATACCCATAAGATTTTCGAATCTACAATGGCGTGTTTAGATGTCGCAAAAAACAGCATTGATTCAATGCAAGTAAACCGAGCAGTTGATCTGCTGACTCAAGCCAAGCGAATTTCATTCTTTGGTTTAGGCGCTTCATCTGCGGTTGCACGCGATGCGCAAAACAAGTTTATTCGATTTAATATCCCTATTACCTGTTTTGAAGATATCGTGATGCAAAGAATGAGCTGTATTAACTGTACAGATAATGACGTCGTTGTTTTGATTTCACACACAGGCCGTACCAAAAGCCAAGTTGAAGTCGCGAACCTCGCTCGTGAAAATGGCGCAACGGTTATTGCTATTACCGCTAAAGATTCACCTTTAGATCGTGCTTCATCATTGTCTATTACATTGGATGTTCCTGAAGACACCGATGTATACATGCCAATGGCGAGCCGCGTTGTTCAAATGACGGTTATCGACGTACTGGCAACAGGCTTTACCCTTCGCAGAGGAAGCGGCTTTAGAAACAATCTAAAGCGGGTTAAAGAAGCGCTGAAAGATTCGCGCTACGACAAACTGCAACAATTCTAA